One genomic window of Fusarium verticillioides 7600 chromosome 2, whole genome shotgun sequence includes the following:
- a CDS encoding origin recognition complex subunit 4, whose amino-acid sequence MDSPSQDASARKRNHFQDDPVPTPPTLKKRRVDGLAQGSPSTPKALDAINSAYPPTISSQNAWPPVNNNLEAPNSNTQPAAQPSQPPPPPASAAPKFRPAIKLSALKGTIWDTQDAPRPVPLPKKVGPGRPRTTTAKKPPGPRGRPRKKKVQEGEEENQQVTQTQESADELAMANGNLSVAKPTPKGILTPKKGRPRGRPPKNVSFGAGQDRNGEVYFEDLPKSAKTPRKAANSEADELVCAICIKPHSQPPNQIILCDMCDFAVHQECYGVPDIPEGDWLCKSCTQEDILKTPKKTAGVEVPAIKIAADVPDIANLEQHVRSLQRVLLDRCTGRRRLQLPGQLEAEEKVYQLVEQTVVAGEGNSMLVIGGRGCGKTTLLEKVISDVSQEHKNDFHVVRLNGFIHTDDKLALKEIWRQLGKEMQVEDDLVTRTNYADTMASLLALLSHPSEIIGTDEGVTSQSIVFVIDEFDMFASHPRQTLLYNLFDIAQSRKAPIAVIGCTTRLDVVEMLEKRVKSRFSHRYVYLSLPRNLQAYWQVCRQGLIVDSDEAEKESINTYLEGHAEFQQYWSQKIEGLYRERSFQDLLQYHYYTTKSTSAFLTEWILPLSALSANDVTLKIPSVQGEIESLTAPDSRLHLLSTLSELDLGLLIAAARLDIVAHTDTVNLAMAYDEYSSLMGKQRVHSAAAGMLAVGGGVRVWSRGVAGIAWERLISLGLLVPAGIGGARNLGHGGLEGKMWKVDVALEEIPAAVKLNAVLARWCREI is encoded by the exons ATGGACTCTCCTAGCCAGGACGCAAGCGCTCGAAAGAGAAATCATTTTCAAGACGATCCTGTACCTACTCCTCCAACATTAAAGAAACGAAGAGTCGACGGACTCGCACAGGGATCGCCCTCGACCCCGAAAGCTCTCGATGCTATCAACTCAGCATATCCTCCTACTATATCCAGTCAAAACGCCTGGCCACCGGTGAACAACAACCTTGAAGCGCCCAACTCCAACACCCAACCTGCAGCTCAACcatcacaaccaccaccaccaccagcttctGCAGCGCCCAAATTTCGACCAGCCATCAAACTATCTGCTTTGAAAGGCACAATATGGGACACTCAAGATGCGCCCCGTCCTGTACCTCTACCCAAAAAAGTAGGTCCTGGGCGACCGAGAACcacaacagccaagaaaccACCGGGACCCAGGGGCAGACcacgaaagaagaaggtgcAAGAGGGGGAGGAAGAAAACCAGCAAGTCACTCAAACGCAAGAATCAGCCGACGAGTTGGCCATGGCAAATGGAAATCTATCGGTAGCGAAACCTACACCAAAGGGAATTCTGACTCCAAAGAAGGGCAGACCACGAGGACGACCACCGAAAAATGTTAGTTTTGGGgcaggccaagatcgaaaTGGAGAGGTCTACTTTGAGGACCTGCCGAAGAGCGCCAAGACACCTCGTAAGGCGGCCAACTCTGAGGCGGACGAGCTTGTATGCGCAATCTGCATCAAACCGCACTCCCAACCTCCGAACCAAATTATTCTATGCGACATGTGTGATTTTGCCgttcatcaagaatgttACGGAGTGCCTGATATCCCTGAAGGCGATTGGCTTTGCAAGTCATGTACTCAAGAGGACATACTTAAGACGCCGAAAAAGACTGCAGGTGTCGAGGTTCCGGCCATCAAGATCGCAGCGGATGTACCTGATATTGCTAACTTGGAACAACATGTGCGATCATTACAGCGAGTTCTTCTGGACCGATGTACAGGGAGAAGACGCTTACAGTTGCCTGGCCAgctggaggctgaggagaaggtttACCAACTTGTGGAACAAAccgttgttgctggtgaaggAAACTCAATGCTTGTCATTGGAGGGAGAGGCTGTGGAAAGACTACT TTGTTAGAAAAGGTCATCTCGGATGTATCTCAGGAGCACAAGAACGACTTCCATGTCGTGAGGCTCAATGGTTTCATCCACACAGACGACAAGCTTGCGCTCAAAGAAATTTGGCGACAGCTGGGCAAGGAGATGCAGGTCGAGGATGACTTGGTGACCAGA ACAAACTATGCCGACACCATGGCGTCATTACTGGCTCTCTTGTCACATCCCTCTGAAATTATCGGTACAGACGAAGGTGTCACGTCACAGTCGATTGTGTTTGTGATTGACGAATTCGACATGTTTGCATCCCACCCTCGACAAACACTACTGTACAACTTGTTTGATATTGCACAATCACGAAAGGCGCCCATCGCCGTAATTGGCTGTACGACCCGGTTGGATGTTGTAGAGATGCTGGAGAAGCGAGTCAAGAGTCGATTCAGTCATCGTTACGTCTACCTCTCTCTGCCCCGGAACCTTCAAGCCTACTGGCAAGTTTGCAGGCAGGGATTGATTGTCGAtagtgatgaggctgaaaaggAGAGTATCAACACCTATCTTGAAGGACATGCTGAGTTTCAGCAGTATTGGAGCCAAAAGATAGAG GGCCTCTACAGAGAACGATCCTTCCAGGACTTGCTTCAGTATCACTATTACACGACCAAGTCGACTTCGGCATTCCTTACCGAATGGATTTTGCCCCTGTCGGCTCTCTCAGCTAACGATGTCACACTCAAGATACCTTCTGTGCAAGGAGAGATTGAGTCCTTGACAGCCCCTGATTCCAGACTTCACCTGCTGTCTACACTGTCTGAGCTGGACCTGGGTCTCCTTATTGCTGCAGCGCGATTGGACATTGTCGCACACACGGACACGGTCAACCTGGCAATGGCGTATGATGAGTACAGCTCCTTAATGGGCAAACAGCGAGTGCACTCGGCAGCGGCAGGCATGCTTGCTGTAGGTGGAGGTGTACGAGTCTGGAGCCGGGGCGTGGCTGGTATAGCATGGGAACGGCTGATCTCCCTTGGTTTGCTTGTACCAGCCGGTATTGGTGGTGCCCGTAACCTAGGACATGGTGGATTGGAGGGCAAGATGTGGAAAGTCGATGTCGCACTGGAGGAGATCCCGGCAGCGGTGAAGCTGAACGCTGTACTGGCGAGGTGGTGTAGAGAGATTTAG
- a CDS encoding myosin regulatory light chain cdc4, translating to MASTNYKEAFALFDKRGNGRVTVDSLGDLLRACGQNPTLAEIQDLEKNVGGEFDFETFQRVLNRPGGFRDPGEPEEYCRGFQVFDKDMTGFIGVGQLKYILTNLGEKMTDEEVDELLKAVDTSSGQVNYTDLVRTILAN from the exons ATG GCTTCTACCAACTACAAGGAGGCTTTCGCTCTGTTCGACAAGCGCGGAAATGGCCGTGTCACTGTTGACAGCCTTGGTGATCTGCTGCGCGCCTGCGGCCAGAACCCCACCCTCGCTGAGATCCAGgacctcgagaagaatgTCGGTGGTGAAT TCGACTTTGAGACATTCCAGCGTGTTTTGAACCGCCCCGGCGGTTTCCGCGACCCTGGCGAGCCTGAGGAATACTGCCGCGGTTTCCAAGTGTTTGATAAGGATATGACGGGTTTCATCGGCGTCGGCCAGCTCAAGTACATTCTGACAAACCTGGGCGAGAAGATGACTGATGAggaggtcgatgagctcctcaaggccgTTGACACCAGCTCAGGCCAGGTCAACTACACAG ACCTTGTGCGAACCATTCTCGCCAACTAG
- a CDS encoding myosin regulatory light chain cdc4, which translates to MSSNKFDSQASTNYKEAFALFDKRGNGRVTVDSLGDLLRACGQNPTLAEIQDLEKNVGGEFDFETFQRVLNRPGGFRDPGEPEEYCRGFQVFDKDMTGFIGVGQLKYILTNLGEKMTDEEVDELLKAVDTSSGQVNYTDLVRTILAN; encoded by the exons ATGTCTTCTAACAAGTTCGATTCTCAGGCTTCTACCAACTACAAGGAGGCTTTCGCTCTGTTCGACAAGCGCGGAAATGGCCGTGTCACTGTTGACAGCCTTGGTGATCTGCTGCGCGCCTGCGGCCAGAACCCCACCCTCGCTGAGATCCAGgacctcgagaagaatgTCGGTGGTGAAT TCGACTTTGAGACATTCCAGCGTGTTTTGAACCGCCCCGGCGGTTTCCGCGACCCTGGCGAGCCTGAGGAATACTGCCGCGGTTTCCAAGTGTTTGATAAGGATATGACGGGTTTCATCGGCGTCGGCCAGCTCAAGTACATTCTGACAAACCTGGGCGAGAAGATGACTGATGAggaggtcgatgagctcctcaaggccgTTGACACCAGCTCAGGCCAGGTCAACTACACAG ACCTTGTGCGAACCATTCTCGCCAACTAG